The following are encoded together in the Bradyrhizobium algeriense genome:
- a CDS encoding diguanylate cyclase domain-containing protein — protein MTACVLGVMAWKALDAKKAALASGSSDIQNLVHSLSEHASHTIQAVDIAMAGMVDLLKYRNPKPDRFNRYLTETAKTLPQLRGIGVADADGNWSYSSLPETPRHNVTDRSYFAYHRDAPDNSLRISEPSQSRLDDQSSIVLSKRITRLDGNFGGVVVAAIDKEYFNGFYRTLHIGTDGGITLIRNDGILLTRWPLSDMGTDLSRTSLFTKHLKLSPVGYYKIISPFDGIAKYFGYEATPHYPMVVTVAMSEDWLLSGWRKGLRTDVIVAGVLLCMILMLAALLALQFRFRNKIERALREREAHYRLLANNIADIIILIDARSLLRYVSRSAEPVLGLRPKDLIGKSCFDLVHRDDRESVKSATARLNGVDSVSTVVFRHYRGDGTLAWVESKFKLASETDDPTRTEFLCVIRDVTERKRMEDELTQLNRRLTQLAATDGLTNLTNRRTFDGFLRREYEACEEIAVLLLDIDNFKGYNDTYGHQAGDRCLQAVARAIGDATANTSGLSARYGGEEFAVVLPNTTEDAALKVAESIRLTVRALGIPNTASSRGYITISAGVAARNRSTLDEAALVGEADTALYEAKRLGRNRSILYSSLDLQYVESESIQHDGEFAPGERTH, from the coding sequence TTCGCTTTCCGAGCATGCCTCGCACACCATTCAGGCGGTCGATATCGCGATGGCGGGAATGGTGGACTTGCTGAAATACAGAAATCCTAAGCCGGACCGGTTCAACAGGTACCTGACTGAAACGGCGAAAACGCTGCCGCAACTGCGTGGAATCGGCGTCGCCGACGCCGATGGCAACTGGAGCTATTCGTCACTTCCGGAAACGCCGCGCCACAACGTCACGGACCGGAGTTATTTTGCCTATCATCGCGATGCGCCGGACAACTCGCTTCGGATCAGCGAGCCGTCGCAGTCACGTCTGGACGATCAATCCTCGATCGTTCTGTCCAAGCGCATCACCAGGCTCGATGGCAATTTCGGCGGCGTCGTCGTAGCAGCGATCGACAAGGAGTACTTCAACGGCTTCTACCGCACGCTTCATATCGGCACGGATGGCGGCATTACCCTGATCCGGAATGACGGCATCCTTCTGACCCGCTGGCCGCTGTCGGACATGGGTACGGACCTTTCCAGGACCAGCCTGTTCACAAAGCATCTCAAGCTGAGCCCGGTCGGATACTACAAGATCATCTCGCCGTTCGACGGCATCGCGAAATATTTCGGTTATGAGGCAACGCCGCACTACCCCATGGTAGTCACCGTCGCGATGTCGGAAGACTGGCTGCTCTCCGGCTGGCGGAAGGGGTTGCGGACCGACGTCATCGTTGCCGGCGTGCTGCTGTGCATGATCCTGATGCTGGCGGCGTTGCTTGCCCTGCAGTTCCGCTTCCGCAACAAGATCGAGCGCGCACTGCGCGAGCGCGAGGCGCACTATCGATTGCTGGCCAACAACATCGCCGACATCATCATCCTGATCGATGCCCGCAGCTTGCTCCGCTATGTTTCGCGCTCGGCCGAGCCGGTGCTGGGATTGCGCCCAAAGGATCTTATCGGCAAATCATGCTTTGATCTGGTGCATCGCGATGACAGGGAGAGCGTCAAATCGGCGACCGCACGGCTCAATGGAGTCGACAGCGTCAGCACAGTCGTGTTTCGACACTATCGCGGCGACGGGACGCTGGCGTGGGTGGAAAGCAAGTTCAAGCTGGCGTCGGAAACGGACGACCCCACGCGGACGGAATTTCTCTGCGTCATCCGCGACGTCACCGAACGCAAGCGGATGGAAGACGAACTGACCCAGCTCAACCGCCGCCTCACCCAGCTCGCTGCAACCGACGGACTGACCAACCTCACCAACCGCCGCACCTTCGACGGCTTCCTGCGGCGCGAATACGAAGCCTGCGAAGAGATTGCGGTGCTGCTGCTCGATATCGACAATTTCAAGGGATACAACGACACCTACGGACACCAGGCCGGCGACCGTTGCCTGCAGGCGGTTGCGAGAGCCATCGGCGATGCGACCGCCAATACGTCAGGCCTGTCCGCGCGCTATGGCGGCGAGGAATTCGCCGTCGTGTTGCCGAACACAACGGAAGACGCCGCCCTGAAGGTTGCCGAGAGCATCCGGCTGACCGTGCGAGCCCTGGGCATTCCGAACACAGCCTCCAGCCGCGGATACATCACCATCAGCGCGGGCGTCGCCGCCAGAAACCGCTCGACGCTCGACGAAGCAGCGTTAGTGGGGGAAGCCGACACCGCGCTCTATGAGGCCAAGCGTCTCGGCCGCAATCGCAGCATCCTGTATTCCTCCCTCGACCTGCAATATGTCGAGAGCGAA